A window of Sphingomonas sp. R1 contains these coding sequences:
- a CDS encoding ABC transporter ATP-binding protein, whose amino-acid sequence MSIPALRISGLQKSFGKPVITGLDLIVGAGQLYALLGPNGAGKTTTLRMAVGLTEPDTGDIEIFGIDARRRPLEAKAITAWLPDEPMLYDKLTPAEYLGFVAGLWRIGPDQAAAEAERLLRWLELWEVRDTRCEGFSRGMQQKVALAGALIHDPQLLILDEPLTGLDAAMARSVKDALRAAVDAGKTVIVTTHILEVAERLADRIGIIAGGKLLAEGTLEELRTLAGAEDMTLEDTFIRLTSRP is encoded by the coding sequence ATGTCTATTCCTGCGCTTCGCATCTCCGGCCTGCAAAAGTCCTTCGGCAAGCCCGTCATCACCGGACTCGATCTTATCGTTGGCGCGGGGCAGCTCTACGCGCTGCTGGGTCCCAACGGCGCGGGCAAAACAACGACCCTGCGCATGGCGGTGGGCCTCACCGAGCCCGACACAGGCGACATCGAGATCTTCGGCATCGATGCGCGCCGGCGCCCGCTGGAGGCCAAGGCGATCACCGCCTGGCTGCCCGACGAGCCGATGCTCTACGACAAGCTGACCCCCGCCGAATATCTCGGCTTCGTCGCCGGCCTCTGGCGGATCGGGCCCGACCAGGCGGCCGCCGAGGCCGAGCGGCTGCTGCGCTGGCTGGAGCTGTGGGAGGTGCGCGACACCCGCTGCGAGGGCTTTTCCAGGGGCATGCAACAGAAAGTGGCGCTGGCCGGGGCGTTGATCCACGATCCGCAATTGCTGATCCTGGACGAACCGCTCACCGGCCTCGACGCCGCGATGGCGCGATCGGTGAAGGATGCGCTGCGCGCTGCGGTCGATGCGGGCAAGACGGTCATCGTGACCACCCACATCCTGGAGGTTGCCGAGCGTCTGGCCGACCGGATCGGCATCATTGCCGGCGGCAAGCTGCTGGCCGAGGGAACACTGGAGGAACTGCGCACGCTGGCCGGCGCCGAGGACATGACGCTGGAAGACACCTTCATCCGCCTCACGAGCCGCCCGTGA
- a CDS encoding MFS transporter, with product MTTPARGKPHLPLWRILEMNLGFLGLQFSFGLQQGNMAPIYSYLGASEASLPLLQLAGPMTGLLVQPIIGAMSDRTDSRWGRRTPYFLIGAVLCALGLFFMPLSSSILMAVSLMWLLDAGNNITMEPYRAYVSDRLDGSQHGLGFLTQSAFTGLAQMLAFLTPSLLVWAGMNRDWVDAHHIPYTARVAFMVGAALSLGTILWSVLRVPELPLTEAERAHIQAQPKSARATLREIWNAIREMPLAMRKLALMSLFQWYAMAAYWSYVIYTIGRSVYGTSDPASDGFRAAVLTNGEIAAFYNAVAFVAAFAMVPIARRIGAASLHALCLVLAGIGMLWLPHVTDKAMLFVPAIGVGLGWASIMGNPYVILAGSIPPERTGVYMGIFNMMIVIPMLLIAVTLPFYYGPLMGNDPRHVLTLCGVLMFCAAAAVFTARERGVAA from the coding sequence ATGACGACCCCAGCGCGCGGCAAGCCGCATTTGCCCCTGTGGCGCATCCTGGAGATGAACCTGGGATTCCTGGGGCTACAATTCAGCTTCGGCCTGCAGCAGGGCAACATGGCCCCGATCTATTCCTATCTCGGCGCGTCCGAGGCATCGCTGCCGCTGCTCCAGCTGGCCGGGCCAATGACCGGGCTGCTCGTCCAGCCGATCATCGGCGCGATGAGCGACCGGACCGACAGCCGCTGGGGCCGCCGCACGCCCTATTTCCTGATCGGTGCGGTGCTCTGCGCGCTCGGGCTGTTCTTCATGCCGCTCAGCAGTTCGATCCTGATGGCGGTGTCGCTGATGTGGCTGCTGGATGCGGGCAACAACATCACGATGGAGCCGTACCGCGCCTATGTGTCCGACAGGCTCGACGGCAGCCAGCACGGACTGGGCTTCCTCACCCAGAGTGCGTTCACCGGGCTCGCGCAGATGCTCGCCTTCCTCACCCCGTCGCTGCTGGTCTGGGCGGGGATGAACCGGGACTGGGTGGATGCGCACCACATTCCCTATACGGCACGCGTTGCCTTCATGGTGGGCGCCGCGCTCTCGCTGGGGACGATCCTCTGGTCGGTACTGCGCGTACCCGAACTGCCGCTGACCGAGGCGGAGCGCGCCCATATCCAAGCGCAGCCCAAATCGGCTCGTGCCACATTGCGGGAGATCTGGAACGCGATCCGCGAGATGCCGCTCGCGATGCGCAAGCTGGCCCTGATGAGCCTGTTCCAATGGTATGCGATGGCGGCCTATTGGAGCTATGTGATCTACACGATCGGCCGGTCGGTATACGGCACGTCCGATCCGGCCTCGGACGGCTTCCGCGCGGCGGTGCTGACCAATGGCGAGATCGCCGCCTTCTACAACGCCGTCGCGTTCGTCGCCGCCTTCGCGATGGTCCCGATCGCGCGGCGGATCGGTGCGGCGAGCCTGCATGCGCTGTGCCTGGTCCTGGCCGGCATCGGCATGCTGTGGCTGCCGCATGTGACGGACAAGGCGATGTTGTTCGTGCCGGCCATCGGCGTGGGCCTGGGCTGGGCGAGCATCATGGGCAATCCCTACGTGATCCTGGCCGGTTCGATCCCGCCCGAGCGCACCGGCGTCTATATGGGCATCTTCAACATGATGATCGTGATCCCGATGCTGCTGATCGCGGTCACCTTGCCCTTCTATTACGGACCCCTGATGGGCAATGACCCGCGCCATGTGCTCACCCTGTGCGGCGTGCTGATGTTCTGCGCCGCCGCTGCCGTGTTCACCGCCCGGGAGCGGGGCGTGGCGGCATGA